The following are encoded in a window of Kitasatospora sp. NBC_01250 genomic DNA:
- a CDS encoding MBL fold metallo-hydrolase produces the protein MQLLPPEPEIEHLVTAGTFDLDGGSWEVENNVWIIANDRDAVVIDPAHDAPAIAAAVGDRRVVAIICTHAHNDHVNAAPELAELTGAPILLHPDDLPLWKQAHPGDHPDEELRDGQRITVGGLYLHIRHTPGHTPGGVSVYVPALDAVFTGDTLFQGGPGATGRSFSDFPTIIRSIQERLLVLPPQTVVHTGHGPTTTIGEEAPHLEEWVARGH, from the coding sequence ATGCAGCTGCTGCCCCCCGAGCCCGAGATCGAGCACCTCGTCACGGCCGGCACCTTCGACCTGGACGGTGGCAGCTGGGAGGTGGAGAACAACGTCTGGATCATCGCCAACGACCGCGACGCCGTGGTGATCGACCCCGCGCACGACGCCCCGGCGATCGCGGCGGCGGTCGGCGACCGGCGGGTGGTGGCGATCATCTGCACCCACGCGCACAACGACCACGTGAACGCCGCGCCCGAGCTGGCGGAGCTGACCGGTGCGCCGATCCTGCTGCACCCCGACGACCTGCCGCTGTGGAAGCAGGCCCACCCGGGCGACCACCCGGACGAGGAGCTGCGGGACGGTCAGCGGATCACCGTGGGCGGGCTCTACCTGCACATCCGGCACACGCCCGGCCACACCCCCGGCGGGGTGAGCGTGTACGTGCCCGCGCTGGACGCGGTGTTCACCGGGGACACGCTCTTCCAGGGCGGCCCAGGGGCGACCGGGCGCTCGTTCTCCGACTTCCCGACCATCATCCGCTCGATCCAGGAGCGGCTGCTGGTGCTGCCCCCGCAGACCGTGGTGCACACCGGCCACGGGCCGACCACCACGATCGGCGAGGAGGCTCCGCACCTGGAGGAGTGGGTGGCCCGGGGTCACTGA
- a CDS encoding peroxiredoxin → MAKSPEVGTPAPGFTLPGLLLTEGSAERRDYRLAEAQGSPLVLVFYPGDDTAVCTKQLCSYTSDLDRFKGLGATVWGISPQDVDSHEAFARKHRLGFPLLADTDRAVAKAFGIAVPGLGLRRSVFILDADGTVRWKHVALAGLTFQHSDTLTAQLAAL, encoded by the coding sequence ATGGCCAAGTCCCCCGAGGTCGGCACCCCCGCCCCCGGCTTCACCCTGCCCGGCCTGCTCCTCACCGAAGGCTCCGCCGAACGCCGCGACTACCGCCTCGCCGAGGCCCAGGGCAGCCCGCTGGTGCTGGTCTTCTACCCCGGCGACGACACCGCGGTCTGCACCAAGCAGCTCTGCTCGTACACCTCCGACCTGGACCGCTTCAAGGGCCTGGGCGCCACCGTCTGGGGCATCAGCCCGCAGGACGTGGACAGCCACGAGGCCTTCGCCCGCAAGCACCGCCTCGGCTTCCCGCTGCTCGCCGACACCGACCGCGCGGTGGCCAAGGCGTTCGGCATCGCGGTGCCGGGCCTGGGCCTGCGCCGCTCGGTCTTCATCCTGGACGCCGACGGCACGGTGCGCTGGAAGCACGTCGCGCTGGCCGGTCTGACCTTCCAGCACAGCGACACCCTCACCGCGCAGCTCGCCGCGCTGTGA
- a CDS encoding S-(hydroxymethyl)mycothiol dehydrogenase, with protein MSQQVRGVIARGKGEPVEVATIVVPDPGPGEAVVKVQACGVCHTDLHYREGGINDEFPFLLGHEAAGVVESVGAGVTEVAPGDFVILNWRAVCGQCRACRRGRPQYCFATHNAEQKMTLLDGTELSPALGIGAFAEKTLVAAGQCTKVDPAASPAAAGLLGCGVMAGLGAAINTGGVTRGDSVAVIGCGGVGNAAVLGAKLAGAAKIIAVDLDPRKLERAKGLGATHTVNASDGTDVVEAVRALTGGHGADVVVEAVGRPETYRQAFYARDLAGTVVLVGVPTPEMKLELPLLDVFGRGGALKSSWYGDCLPSRDFPMLIDLYLQGRLDLDAFVTETITLDEVEQAFATMRDGDVLRSVVVF; from the coding sequence ATGTCACAGCAGGTCAGGGGCGTCATCGCCCGGGGCAAGGGCGAACCGGTGGAGGTGGCGACGATTGTCGTGCCCGACCCTGGACCTGGCGAGGCGGTGGTCAAGGTCCAGGCGTGCGGCGTCTGCCACACCGACCTGCACTACCGGGAGGGCGGGATCAACGACGAGTTCCCGTTCCTGCTCGGCCACGAGGCCGCCGGTGTGGTGGAGAGCGTCGGCGCCGGGGTCACCGAGGTGGCGCCGGGCGACTTCGTGATCCTCAACTGGCGTGCCGTCTGCGGTCAGTGCCGGGCCTGTCGGCGCGGCCGGCCGCAGTACTGCTTCGCCACCCACAACGCCGAGCAGAAGATGACGCTGCTGGACGGCACCGAGCTGAGCCCCGCGCTCGGGATCGGCGCCTTCGCGGAGAAGACGCTGGTGGCGGCCGGGCAGTGCACCAAGGTCGACCCGGCGGCCTCGCCCGCCGCGGCCGGGCTGCTGGGCTGCGGCGTGATGGCCGGGCTGGGCGCGGCGATCAACACCGGCGGGGTGACCCGCGGCGACAGCGTCGCGGTGATCGGCTGCGGCGGGGTCGGCAACGCCGCCGTGCTGGGGGCCAAGCTGGCCGGCGCGGCGAAGATCATCGCGGTGGACCTGGACCCGCGCAAGCTGGAGCGCGCCAAGGGCCTGGGGGCCACCCACACGGTGAACGCCTCCGACGGCACCGACGTGGTGGAGGCGGTGCGCGCGCTGACCGGCGGTCACGGCGCGGACGTCGTGGTCGAGGCGGTGGGCCGACCGGAGACCTACCGGCAGGCCTTCTACGCCCGGGACCTGGCCGGCACCGTGGTGCTGGTCGGCGTGCCGACGCCGGAGATGAAGCTGGAGCTGCCGCTGCTGGACGTCTTCGGGCGCGGCGGCGCGCTCAAGTCGTCCTGGTACGGGGACTGCCTGCCCTCGCGGGACTTCCCGATGCTGATCGACCTCTACCTGCAGGGCCGGCTCGACCTGGACGCGTTCGTCACCGAGACGATCACGCTGGACGAGGTCGAGCAGGCGTTCGCCACCATGCGCGACGGCGACGTGCTCCGCTCGGTGGTGGTGTTCTGA